A region from the Hypericibacter adhaerens genome encodes:
- a CDS encoding UvrD-helicase domain-containing protein: MKLTAEQLDASRCDENLMLTACPGSGKTRVIVSKLSRVVEDVRDTPRAVACITYTNAAVHEIEARLLHHIQPGDDAHYDICTIHSFCLHHIFRPFCHLIRGYKDGFRVLTPDSADFEELVKATCAQFGRDRLNFQDFDEFSQLRVGIDGSAVGPALTRGALTPEMAREYWKRVREAGLVDFANILYYSYLLLQRRTEILSYISAKFAWILVDEFQDTTDIQVEILTLVAQAGQTRFLLVGDPYQSVFGFAGARPDLADVFAKRIHARSDKQLTGNFRCSKPIVAHANLLYPRTPPMTAVGPTRNVTIQPVWKSSASAFNVIIDFFLPALEGRSIPIGDAAILAPTWYSLFPLGRRLREYGVSIVGPGARPYRRNRVFAPLAEQVCGYMMELNPQSLGAIERSLFHTILSATGRVHFEVYSYAGRAVVFRLLGCAQSLYEKHEGAVLWLESAAREFSKILIEAGYLAPAERDLFMMAVEEMKADMRNNDVDLANLAIEDLGIYASPGSALKLSSLHNAKGREFRAVAIMDLNEGRIPHYRATSAGEIDEAKRLFYVGVTRAKEYLLYITDSSNSRNGPSRFLKKASGVGVC; encoded by the coding sequence ATGAAGCTTACCGCCGAACAACTAGACGCTTCTCGTTGCGACGAGAATCTTATGCTGACCGCGTGTCCGGGTAGCGGCAAGACGCGCGTCATTGTCTCCAAACTGTCGCGCGTGGTGGAGGACGTGCGCGACACCCCGCGCGCTGTTGCATGCATTACCTACACGAATGCTGCTGTCCACGAAATCGAAGCCCGACTTCTGCACCATATCCAGCCGGGTGACGATGCGCACTATGACATATGCACTATTCACTCTTTTTGTTTGCACCACATCTTCCGGCCCTTCTGCCACCTCATTCGGGGATATAAGGATGGTTTTCGGGTGCTAACACCAGATAGCGCCGACTTTGAAGAACTCGTCAAAGCAACATGTGCTCAGTTCGGGCGAGATCGTTTGAACTTTCAAGACTTTGACGAGTTCTCGCAGTTACGGGTTGGAATAGACGGTAGCGCGGTGGGCCCGGCACTCACGCGGGGCGCGTTGACCCCCGAAATGGCACGAGAGTATTGGAAACGGGTGCGCGAGGCAGGCTTAGTCGATTTCGCTAACATACTGTATTACTCCTACCTGCTACTGCAGAGACGCACAGAAATTCTCAGTTACATTTCCGCTAAGTTCGCCTGGATTCTGGTTGATGAATTTCAAGACACTACAGATATCCAGGTTGAGATTCTGACTCTTGTCGCGCAGGCGGGACAGACGCGCTTCCTGCTTGTCGGCGACCCCTACCAATCTGTCTTTGGTTTCGCTGGCGCTCGGCCTGATCTAGCAGATGTATTCGCTAAGCGGATTCACGCGCGTTCTGATAAACAGCTGACAGGCAATTTTCGTTGTAGCAAACCCATCGTCGCGCACGCCAACCTACTCTACCCACGTACACCGCCGATGACCGCGGTGGGGCCAACACGTAATGTTACAATCCAGCCGGTATGGAAAAGTAGCGCGTCGGCCTTTAACGTGATCATCGATTTCTTTCTTCCTGCACTCGAAGGGCGCAGCATTCCTATTGGCGATGCGGCAATCCTCGCGCCAACATGGTATTCCCTGTTCCCGCTGGGCCGACGTCTCCGAGAATATGGCGTGTCAATTGTTGGGCCGGGTGCTCGCCCATACCGTCGAAACCGAGTCTTTGCGCCACTCGCCGAACAGGTCTGCGGATACATGATGGAGCTTAATCCCCAATCGCTGGGCGCCATTGAGCGCAGTCTTTTCCATACCATCCTTAGCGCGACCGGACGCGTTCATTTTGAAGTTTATTCCTACGCCGGTAGAGCGGTTGTTTTTCGGCTGCTGGGGTGCGCCCAGTCCCTTTATGAGAAGCACGAAGGGGCCGTACTTTGGCTGGAATCAGCCGCGCGCGAATTCTCTAAAATACTAATTGAGGCAGGCTACTTGGCGCCCGCCGAGCGCGACTTGTTCATGATGGCAGTTGAAGAGATGAAAGCCGATATGCGTAACAACGATGTGGATCTTGCGAACTTGGCGATTGAAGATCTTGGGATCTACGCCAGTCCTGGCTCGGCACTGAAGTTGTCATCTCTTCACAACGCCAAGGGACGAGAGTTTCGCGCCGTAGCAATTATGGACCTAAACGAAGGCCGTATTCCGCATTATCGTGCGACAAGTGCAGGTGAAATAGACGAAGCAAAACGGCTATTTTACGTTGGAGTTACGCGCGCCAAAGAGTATCTGCTTTACATCACTGATAGCTCAAACAGTCGTAACGGTCCCTCTCGCTTCTTGAAGAAGGCGAGCGGTGTTGGTGTATGCTGA
- a CDS encoding ATP-dependent nuclease, with product MQIARVVIRNFRSFEHLDVQLAAGTTCIVGENNTGKSNFLHAIRLCIDAGLSSAFRSLAPNDVHSGVDISHPTQVLIGLEITGFAGKTNEEALVGAWQSKPKLARLAYRYRPKLKVREDLETGEIEPGELTRDDYHWEITGGGDPSHDLADVTWDQDFGQSIRFSDLQSFLVVFLPALRDVESDLRQYRSSPLARLIDAMEIAPAEQEALLEALRTANAEIAGADTIGKIAKAIDKSFKTVAGPAFSMDVALGLAEPSFQAVVRALRILLSNVAMQNFDPSSNGLGLNNILYVSILIEYFHKRLAQQKSAGQIILFEEPEAHLHPQLQITLFKALSALPFQSVLTTHSTHITANAPLKSYVVLSHVGSPAIASSMPVVDAGLAANEVADLERYLDATRSNLLFARKVMLVEGPAELFLIPAIIKKVEGVDLDRLGISVIPIYGVHFDTYSKLFSKGALPKKCAIVTDGDLRPSDAHSDAEAEDDLPPPPNLKVLQNDYVRVFACKTTFERALLFKGTLEMFARAADDVGAPLVAKRLRDALGKLEAEGKDEKNELKILNPLRDAVLNTAKRFGKARFAQLAARHVEQATSIPQYLSDAIDWLTEE from the coding sequence GTGCAGATAGCTCGTGTTGTCATTAGGAATTTTCGCTCATTCGAGCATTTGGATGTTCAGCTAGCTGCTGGGACAACTTGCATTGTCGGCGAGAATAACACTGGCAAATCCAACTTTCTGCACGCAATACGACTTTGTATTGATGCCGGGTTGTCTTCTGCGTTCCGATCGCTTGCACCCAATGACGTCCATTCGGGCGTAGACATCTCGCATCCGACTCAGGTTTTGATTGGCCTCGAGATCACAGGTTTTGCCGGTAAGACGAACGAAGAAGCACTCGTTGGTGCTTGGCAGAGTAAGCCGAAGTTGGCGCGTCTTGCATATCGGTATCGCCCGAAACTAAAAGTGCGCGAGGATTTAGAAACCGGTGAGATAGAGCCCGGCGAACTCACTCGCGACGACTATCATTGGGAGATCACAGGAGGCGGCGATCCTTCCCATGACCTCGCCGACGTGACTTGGGATCAAGATTTTGGACAGTCCATTCGATTTTCGGACCTTCAATCGTTTCTAGTTGTATTCCTCCCAGCGCTCCGTGATGTCGAAAGCGACTTACGCCAATATCGCTCTTCGCCGTTGGCCCGTCTGATCGATGCAATGGAGATTGCGCCAGCCGAGCAGGAGGCGCTGTTGGAAGCACTTCGTACAGCAAATGCTGAGATTGCCGGGGCAGATACCATAGGTAAAATTGCAAAGGCTATTGACAAATCGTTCAAAACGGTAGCAGGGCCGGCGTTCAGCATGGATGTGGCGTTGGGGTTGGCAGAGCCGTCGTTTCAAGCGGTGGTCCGCGCGCTGCGTATTCTCCTGTCAAACGTGGCCATGCAGAATTTTGACCCTTCGTCAAATGGTCTTGGACTCAACAATATTCTCTATGTCTCCATTCTGATTGAGTACTTCCACAAGCGACTAGCTCAGCAGAAATCAGCGGGGCAAATTATTCTTTTCGAGGAACCAGAAGCCCACCTACATCCGCAATTACAAATCACGCTGTTCAAGGCACTGAGCGCCCTGCCTTTCCAATCCGTACTGACGACGCATAGCACACACATTACGGCAAACGCGCCGCTCAAATCCTACGTCGTGCTCTCGCATGTGGGTTCACCAGCCATCGCTTCATCCATGCCAGTCGTGGATGCCGGTCTCGCGGCTAACGAAGTCGCAGATTTGGAGCGCTACCTTGACGCCACACGTTCTAATCTTCTGTTTGCTAGGAAGGTCATGCTCGTTGAAGGTCCCGCTGAGTTGTTCCTCATTCCCGCAATCATAAAGAAGGTAGAGGGTGTCGACTTAGATCGCTTGGGTATTTCTGTCATCCCTATCTACGGAGTGCACTTTGACACGTATTCGAAGCTCTTCTCCAAAGGTGCCCTTCCGAAAAAGTGCGCGATCGTCACTGATGGGGATCTCAGGCCCAGCGATGCTCACAGTGACGCCGAAGCAGAAGATGATCTGCCACCACCACCAAACTTGAAAGTATTGCAAAATGACTACGTGCGCGTCTTTGCGTGCAAGACAACATTCGAGCGCGCCTTGTTGTTTAAGGGAACGCTCGAAATGTTTGCCCGCGCTGCGGACGATGTTGGCGCTCCCCTGGTTGCGAAGCGTCTTCGAGATGCCTTAGGAAAACTCGAAGCCGAAGGTAAAGACGAGAAGAATGAGTTGAAGATTCTCAATCCGCTTCGTGACGCAGTGTTAAATACAGCCAAGCGGTTCGGGAAGGCGCGCTTTGCACAACTTGCGGCGCGACACGTTGAGCAGGCAACATCTATTCCGCAGTACTTATCTGACGCGATTGACTGGCTAACTGAGGAATGA
- a CDS encoding GGDEF domain-containing protein, whose amino-acid sequence MASHNVGALVVTDDGGKLVGIVSERDLARAIARYGGGVADRPVSDVMTRSVITCSGHQGVADMLSLMTANHIRHLPVLEGDRLVGMVSTRELTQAYEALQAQANTDALTGLSNRRHFLESLDIEWARSRRYGRPLSVAMIDVDRFKRVNDTYGHEAGDRVLSVLARHFDRQLRAVDRTGRLGGEEFAALFPETDVRGARVACDRLLRAIRGTEVDIDGAKISFTVSIGLTRANPGPDGNPGTEDPAAILKRADGLLYAAKSQGRDRIQMDASAA is encoded by the coding sequence ATGGCGTCCCACAATGTGGGCGCCCTGGTCGTCACCGACGACGGCGGCAAGCTCGTCGGCATCGTCTCGGAGCGCGATCTGGCCCGGGCCATCGCCAGATACGGCGGCGGCGTGGCCGACAGGCCCGTCAGCGACGTGATGACGCGATCCGTCATCACCTGCTCGGGCCATCAGGGCGTCGCCGACATGCTGTCCCTGATGACGGCAAACCATATCCGTCATCTTCCGGTCCTGGAGGGCGACAGGCTCGTCGGCATGGTCAGCACCCGCGAGCTGACGCAGGCCTATGAAGCGCTCCAGGCCCAGGCCAACACGGACGCGCTCACCGGCCTGTCGAACCGGCGCCACTTCCTCGAGAGCCTGGACATCGAATGGGCCCGCAGCCGCCGCTACGGGCGGCCGCTGTCCGTGGCGATGATCGATGTGGATCGCTTCAAGCGCGTCAACGACACCTACGGCCACGAGGCCGGGGACAGGGTGCTGAGCGTCCTGGCCCGCCACTTCGATCGCCAGCTGCGCGCCGTCGACAGGACGGGGCGCCTGGGCGGCGAGGAGTTCGCGGCCCTCTTTCCGGAGACGGATGTCCGGGGCGCCAGGGTGGCCTGCGACCGGCTGCTTCGGGCCATCAGAGGCACGGAAGTCGACATCGACGGGGCGAAGATCTCCTTCACCGTGAGCATCGGCCTGACCCGCGCCAATCCGGGCCCAGACGGCAATCCGGGCACGGAAGATCCGGCCGCGATCCTGAAGCGTGCCGACGGGCTGCTTTACGCCGCCAAGTCCCAGGGCCGGGATCGCATCCAGATGGACGCATCGGCCGCGTAG
- a CDS encoding glutathione S-transferase family protein: MSIVITAFARSPDGGKGLARDMRVRWALEEAGQPYEVRLVSFAALKEPAHRALHPFGQIPTYEEGGLALFETGSILLHIAERHAGLLPEDGDARARAITWIFAALNTVEPPILELANARLLEGEKPWSRERLPLVEGRVRDRLRQLSVRLGDAGWLEGAFSAGDLMMVSVLLRLKPSGLLDEFPNLAAYVARGEARPAYQRAFAAQRALYAGKPPAG; this comes from the coding sequence ATGAGCATCGTCATCACCGCCTTTGCGCGATCGCCCGACGGTGGCAAGGGACTGGCGCGCGACATGCGGGTCCGCTGGGCGCTGGAAGAGGCGGGCCAGCCTTACGAGGTCCGCCTCGTTTCGTTCGCTGCGCTGAAGGAACCCGCGCATCGGGCGCTTCATCCCTTCGGCCAGATTCCAACCTATGAGGAAGGCGGTCTCGCCCTGTTCGAGACGGGGTCGATCCTCCTCCACATCGCCGAACGCCATGCGGGCCTGCTGCCGGAGGACGGGGATGCGCGGGCGCGCGCGATCACCTGGATCTTCGCCGCGCTCAACACGGTGGAGCCGCCGATCCTCGAGCTCGCGAACGCGAGGCTCCTGGAGGGCGAGAAGCCCTGGAGCCGGGAGCGCCTGCCGCTGGTCGAAGGTCGCGTCCGCGACCGCTTGAGGCAGCTTTCCGTACGCCTGGGCGATGCCGGCTGGCTCGAGGGCGCGTTCAGCGCGGGCGACCTGATGATGGTGTCGGTGCTGCTCCGGCTGAAGCCGTCGGGCCTTCTGGACGAGTTTCCGAACCTGGCGGCCTATGTCGCTCGCGGCGAAGCGCGGCCCGCCTACCAGCGGGCCTTCGCCGCGCAAAGGGCGCTTTACGCCGGCAAGCCGCCAGCCGGGTGA